Proteins encoded in a region of the Ornithodoros turicata isolate Travis chromosome 3, ASM3712646v1, whole genome shotgun sequence genome:
- the LOC135389505 gene encoding uncharacterized protein LOC135389505: MQEKLIVGTLNVVSLVSRKRKQWLLQLMWEKRIDILCAQETKIETDSQEEELIAFYKNSFQVFHSKAREGRNGTAVFVRRRHYLRVVPDIGHDMEGRVSSVDCLFGSNLIRIISVYAPNSTSERKLFFEYLQTFLRTSANIFLCGDYNCVLSQRDRLGKCRINDCSTTELRRLLHVNNLVDAKEATGNSDIQFTHWQDKSHARLDRIYISGESKVSCAYSHITPVAFSDHALVTLAVQTTKRWTQENRNTLP; the protein is encoded by the coding sequence ATGCAGGAAAAGCTGATTGTTGGTACGCTGAATGTCGTCAGCTTAGTCAGTCGCAAACGGAAACAGTGGTTGCTTCAGCTGATGTGGGAGAAGAGGATTGATATTCTATGTGCGCAGGAAACAAAAATTGAGACGGACTCTCAGGAAGAAGAGCTTATAGCGTTTTACAAGAATAGCTTCCAGGTGTTCCATTCCAAGGCGAGGGAGGGAAGGAATGGCACAGCGGTGTTTGTCAGAAGAAGGCACTATCTAAGAGTGGTCCCTGACATTGGTCACGACATGGAAGGGAGAGTGAGTTCTGTTGATTGTCTGTTTGGGAGTAACCTGATTAGGATTATATCCGTATACGCACCAAACTCAACGTCCGAAAGGAAATTATTTTTTGAATACCTGCAGACCTTTCTGCGCACATCGGCCAATATTTTCTTGTGCGGCGATTACAACTGTGTCCTTTCGCAACGCGACAGGCTAGGAAAATGCAGAATCAACGACTGTAGCACAACTGAACTTCGCAGACTCCTCCATGTGAACAACTTGGTAGATGCAAAGGAGGCAACGGGGAACTCGGACATTCAGTTCACGCACTGGCAAGACAAGTCTCATGCGCGACTGGATAGAATTTATATCTCCGGGGAGAGCAAAGTTAGCTGCGCCTACAGCCACATCACGCCGGTTGCTTTTTCAGACCACGCGCTTGTGACACTGGCTGTCCAGACCACCAAACGGTGGACGCAAGAAAACAGAAATACGCTCCCGTGA